The DNA segment ttcccatcctccatgtctactgactgtaagagatacagagtgagaggatgttggatcaagaaatATGATATGAGCACCCTGCTATGGAGCATCTTCTGATTGGGCAATGAGGGATTTCTATGAGTACTACGCAAACATGTTAGTTGATTTGATACTATGCAAACGTGGAGATCGAATATCtttccatataatcttattcattatgatttaaaaggcaaaactgatcctaaatcagcactcctactttggagaggctttgtgaatatgggccctgacCTAATATCTAAAGACAGTAGTTCACAGTGGGTTCACAGTGAGTAGTTCACAGTAGTTCACAGTGGGTTCACAGTGAGTAGTTCACAGTAGTTCACAGTGAGACTGTATGTGGTCCTGTGCTGCTTAActggttcctctgtgggttcaggaagtgtagtctggttgtcctccatgaccatggtgCGCCAGACCCTCCTTcttcaccagcagcacctctggaCCCTCCTCCTGGAAGAAACAGGTGAtagattacacagacatacactccctcaggtacagagatacacacacttTCAACATGGAGTGTTTACCCATCCCCATTACGTTTgagtcctatactgtagttacagaatGACTTCATTGTTGTTAAACCCATCATGGTGGACATAAAATGATGTTGTGGGTAAAAAAGTTGCTTTTAGTCATCATTAGACAAACCTGATTAAACTATTTTGACGTGCACAGTAGGTGTTTGTTATTGTGTGGGTATGTGCAAGTATATTTAGTAAGTGTGTATTGGTTATAAAGCGCTATCTGGTGTTTGCAGAATATggtgagatcagatgtgatgtataCTAAAGAGAGTCTCAAAAGTCAGACTGAAAAGTCCCATTTTGGGTTTATTAAAGATGAACAAGTTttaaatacaccatatgaaaacCACATATACACATGCTTCAAATAGAAATCATCATGAACTTGATAAACTGcataaaatgtaataattttctCATTATAAGTgttttaggattttttttttgtagttGAATGGAAGTAATTAAATAGTTATGTCAACATATAACccacacagtacaaacacaaGATGTAACATACTTTTTAGGTGTATATATGCCTTATATATTACACAATGTCTGGATGCAATATTCTACCCAGGAAAATTCAACACTTTAATCTGTTACTCTCGTTTTTCCAAATGCATCTGTGGATCCTTTCTGCTGATGACAATGAAAATTCAACTTTGCCTTTAATGCAGGGTTTGAGCTAAACATCAGAAGCTATCGAGTGGAATGGTTACTTTCTACGTTATAGAATGGAAtggtttttctgctggtgtatcctgaggtagctcctctctgagaactTCTTCCCGCAGTGCGTACAGGTGAACGGCCTCTCTCCCGTGTGTactctctggtgcctcttcaggtcaccagtctgggcgaagcgcatgtgacactgggcACAGCTGaacggtttctcccctgtgtggaccctctggtgcctctttaGGTTGCCAGCATGGGTGAAGCacatgtgacactgggtacagctgaatggtttctcccctgtgtggaccctctggtggatctccaccttctgggagcagctgaagcctttgttacagaacatgcagagaAACCGCTTCTCTTTACCGCCCGGTGTTGCTTCCCCTCTCCGCGCCTTGGCTCTTTGGtcttttgagttcaatacctgatcgaaAAGAACCTGGCCGTGTGAATCGGAAGGTGCCATCGACGTGGACACTGGgtgtaaaggggagtgggttGCAACATTTAGATTTGTCTCTAAACTTTCCCTGTAATCTAAGAAGTCACTAGTGTTGCCTTGCGAGTGTCCTTCTCCTAAGTGAGTCTCGTCTGCATTCCAGTTAGCCAGTTTCTCTTTCCCGACCGTTGTTGCTCCCCCTCCACGAGCCTGGGCTATAGCCCTATCGTTTAAATGTAATACCTGATCGAAAATCACACGGCCGTGTGAATCGGAAGGTGCCATTGATGTGGACACTGGATCGCAATCCCTGAACGtgtgtaaaggggagtgggtggcgACATTTAGATTTCCCCTGTAATCTAAGAAATCTCTGCCCTGTGAGTGTCCGTCTCCTAGGTCTGCATTCCATGTGGGAGGAGCGTCGCCCTCCACTTTCACAGTAACCTCATCTATGACTATAACATCCCCCTTCTtatctaggcacccttcagagtatacactactactgtaccgattccagtcccctctagacagatcagtctgtgtctctaaacCCAAGGGCATGTTGCCAGGGTTCATCTCTGTAGTGTAAGAACAAGACGGATCATCAACGCCAGTGTCTAACGCATCACCATCTTCATCTCCACAGGAATTAACTGTCCCCTGGCTCTGGTGAAATACTGGTAAATACTCTGAGCCTGGAGCAGGAACACAGCCCAGTCTCTCGGAGTTTGATCGGTGGTTAGATCCTGTATGTAAGAGCCTTTGTGTTACAGTTAAagtctctgtctccgtctctgtcttGAGGACGGCGTTCggcgttccactgacctccgtgatgctGCATCGGGTCCTGGCCTGGGACGCGGCGGTGAGGTCCTCGGTGGCTACAGGGGGCGCCACTCCATGCGCTGCTCCAGTCTGGATGTCTCTGCTGTGCCGTGGGTCCTCATCTCCTTCGGACCTCTCCAGCTTGACCCCATGACCTGCAGCTTCTGCATTTGCAGACTGACACAAGAAGAGGGTAGGTTGTTACCAGTACATGAGTATAATTGGATATTAATGTCATAGGGAAGTCTCACACGCTCCCCCTATGGCAGAGAAATGAGGATGTTACATGTAAGCTAGTGAATAGCTGAAGGGAGCCTTTCTTAAATAAACTGGGCACATTTGATGTACTGTAATTTTGATGTAATACtattacactaacctctatcatgattacatgctgggttgaggttccactcccctcatcaacagtgattggttggtcatctctccatgtattgtgtcccgttggcttcacaaagctcctgtggcctccagtga comes from the Salmo trutta chromosome 4, fSalTru1.1, whole genome shotgun sequence genome and includes:
- the LOC115191315 gene encoding zinc finger protein 497-like isoform X1, producing MIESANAEAAGHGVKLERSEGDEDPRHSRDIQTGAAHGVAPPVATEDLTAASQARTRCSITEVSGTPNAVLKTETETETLTVTQRLLHTGSNHRSNSERLGCVPAPGSEYLPVFHQSQGTVNSCGDEDGDALDTGVDDPSCSYTTEMNPGNMPLGLETQTDLSRGDWNRYSSSVYSEGCLDKKGDVIVIDEVTVKVEGDAPPTWNADLGDGHSQGRDFLDYRGNLNVATHSPLHTFRDCDPVSTSMAPSDSHGRVIFDQVLHLNDRAIAQARGGGATTVGKEKLANWNADETHLGEGHSQGNTSDFLDYRESLETNLNVATHSPLHPVSTSMAPSDSHGQVLFDQVLNSKDQRAKARRGEATPGGKEKRFLCMFCNKGFSCSQKVEIHQRVHTGEKPFSCTQCHMCFTHAGNLKRHQRVHTGEKPFSCAQCHMRFAQTGDLKRHQRVHTGERPFTCTHCGKKFSERSYLRIHQQKNHSIL